The region TTCCAGATTCAATGTAGTAAAGGATATATTGTTGATCCCATTGAAGAAGTTAGAGGAGTTGGCTACTGGTCTAGGGTTTACATATCCAAGAAGTATCCAATCCCAAACCTTCAAATGAGGAAACAAATCCTTTATTTTGCTATAGTCTTTTCCAGGGGATAAAATCACTTTATACATCTCTGTAGTATTTGAATCCTTTTCCATAATTTGTTCACATCTTATTCTAGACCCATCATGATCTATGAGTTTGGCAATAAGATTCACATATATCACATTCTTATTCTAAAACACAAAAGATGTGACTTGGAACGGAGAGGACTTAGCATGAATCTATAATTCTTTCACCAGATTGAAGTAAACTTCCCTTTGAAGATGGTTGAAGCAATTTTCCCAACCTTGAAATCAGACAGTAGGAAGAATATCAATCCCATTGTCATTCAAATTGATAAAATCAACAAGAAGTTCTCCCAAAACTTCCAGTCTATCTAATGATATGTTTAAGGTAATCTTAGGAACATCATATGCGTCTTAAGTGTGAACAAGATCTCCTGAAGAAGATCTTGAAGAAATGAATTGAAGTAGATGAGGAAGTTGTTATGGTTGTTAcgatgaagatgaagaaccaTGTCTAGTACTTTGAGTAGAAACAACTCCTTGTTATTGAACTTGTGGTTGAACTTGAGTATGTTGAGTAAAAGCCATTTGAAAGAAAAGGTTTTTAGGGTTTATAAAGAAAATTGGCTCAAAAAGTGAAAGTGTAGGATATAAGAGTAGTGAAAGTGTGTGAAGTGCGTTGAGTGAGTTTAAATATAAGTTTTTGAAATCATGACAAACATAAAGAAAACTGCAAAAATTCTGACAAGGGGGTAAAGCGTGACAGATTTTACCTAATCCCATGGTTTATTCACCCAACATGTCACATCATCTGTTTAGAAACAATTCAGTTTTCTAAGACATTTGTCTTAAAACTATTCCATTTATCGAGATTGATTGTCAATTATTAATAAAAAACTATTTAGTATCCATAAAGCAGATTTGTTTAACCAAACAAACTCTAACTGGATACATTTGAGCTTATGAAACCTTCTCACTTCAGAAGTCTCACATTTTCTCAGAACTACCAACAAATCTCAGAGTCTCGTTTTTTCATTATGAGAGATAAACCTTTTGAGAAAAACATCTTTTTCATTATGAACATAAGtccatttttaaaattttcagaATTAAAACAAACCTATCTCTAGCAAGGGATTTTTTAAAGATATCAACCCATAGATGGTatgtatcaataaattttagatttaaaatacCCTTCTAAACATAGTCATGAATAGAATGATGTTTTATATCTATATGTTTTGCTCTAGAATGCAGAATGAGATTCTTAGATAAGCAAATAGAAAAAGTATTATCACAAAGTatatgaatgttactctcatatatctaGAAATCTTCTAGCTAACTTTTCATATAGAGCATTTGAGTGTTGCATTTAGAGgctgctatgtattcaacttTAATAGTTGAAAGTGCTattgttgattgccttttgctagACCATGAGATCAGACTATCTCCTAGAAAATGACAGCTTCCAGAAGTTCTTTTTCTCTCAAGTCTCTCTCCAGCATATTCAACATCATAGTAACCTAATAGCTTGTAATCTTTGGATTTTCTATACAACGAGCCAAGGTTAATCATACCTTTCAAATACCTGAATATCCTTTTAACAGCTATTAAGTGGGACTCTCTAGGATATGATTGGAAACAAGAAAACAAACTGACAGTAAATAAaatgtcaggtctagaagcagttAAGTATAAaagagaaccaatcatacctATATAAACCTTATGCTCTACCTTAGCAAATACCTCTTCCTTCTCAAGGATGCATGTAGGATGCATAGGAGTCTTTGACATCTTGCATTCAGACATGTCAAACTTCTTTGGAAGTTCATTGGTGTACTTGCTCTGATGGATGTAAGTTCCTTCTAAACTTTGATTGATCTGAATCCCCAGAAAGAACTTGAGTTTCCCCAtcagactcatctcaaactctgcATGCATAGACTTAGCAAATTTTTTTCACGAAGTAAcattagcagaaccaaatatGATGTCACCAACATAAATCTAAACAACAAGAATGTCATTTTTGAATGATTTACAGAATAATGTTGTATTCACTTTCCCTTTGGTGAAATCATTTTCTAAAAGAAAAGTGCTTAGTATTTGATGTCATGatctgggagcttgtttcagaccatacaaAGACTTCTTCCGTTTGAAAATAAAATCTGGATTTTTATGATTCTCAAAACTAGGGGGTTGgtgtacatacacttcttcaATAATGTAACCGTTCAaaaatgcactcttaacatccatctgatataacATGATGTTATGATTAATTGCAAAAGATATTAAGAGACGGATAAACTCTAACATGGAAACTAGTGCAAAGGTTTCTGTATAGTCAATCCCCTCTTGCTGAATATATAACCTTGTGCTACCTGTCGAGCCTTATTTCTAATTGTTAGAATAAGATTTTGGTTCTGTAATTTATCTctatgttttgatgataacaagattgaaacaatttggtaccctaataaatTTTCTAAGTGTACAGGACTCTAACGAAAAATGAATCTGACAAAACAATATCTGACATCACACAAAATCCAGAACAACTGACTTGGAGTTAAAGAAATCATATCTGATGCTGAACACGAGCATATCCAAGAAAATCACATATAGAATCTAAAGACTATGAAGAAACTAAAGACTCTAATGAATGTACATCTATAGACTCTGAAGATGCTCCATCTAAAGATCAGTCAAAGAAATATTTGAAGAGGACACAACAAACAACTATTTGAAGAATACAAGATCTGAGAAAAGACTCTGATTTCCGCTCACTCTGATTCGTGCCCAACAGATCATTTTACCCATCAAGATCAGTGACTTAACAAAGAAGTTTTCCAAGTATGGTATGAATCTCTATATGGATAATGTTAAATACACTCCAAGACTGTTATGGAAAGGACAAAAAAATTAATGTCATGAAGTCCCATTATTGGCAATATATCACCATCAATATTCTCTCCAATggtatcatctccaagcactataAAAAGGCTGAACTATCATCATACCAAGATACGAAGCTATCACATAAGAAATATGCATATACAATTTGAATCATATACTAAATTCTTGTTATTTTATATTTTAGTTATCACACACGAGTTATTGCTCTTAGTATGGTCATTGatcatttgtttttaattgtgTTCATGTTGCTTATCTGGAAGCACCAAACACATTCTTGTAATTCTCAATAGTTGCTGtaaattcctcaagtgacttttGAAGTATGTATACTTGAGAGGGATAAGAGATTGTTGTACTCTTAGACGATTGTTGtaatatttttatattattggattaagtccttattgaacgagaaatcaccttggtcgggtggattggagtagctttgattttcaagtgAATTAGGATGAACTTCTGTGTTGTTTGTTATTATCTTTGTGTGTATAGAATTGCTAAAAGtttttattgtcagtgaaaacaattcaatccccctttcttgtttttctctaccttcaattggtattagaTCTTCGGCTatgttattgatttttgaattaaacacttaacagtgtagagagatccagtgtgagaaaaacatcatggataacaccaatgaaagagatagctacaatgTTAAAC is a window of Lathyrus oleraceus cultivar Zhongwan6 chromosome 6, CAAS_Psat_ZW6_1.0, whole genome shotgun sequence DNA encoding:
- the LOC127096020 gene encoding secreted RxLR effector protein 161-like produces the protein MHAEFEMSLMGKLKFFLGIQINQSLEGTYIHQSKYTNELPKKFDMSECKMSKTPMHPTCILEKEEVFAKVEHKVYIGMIGSLLYLTASRPDILFTVSLFSCFQSYPRESHLIAVKRIFRYLKGMINLGSLYRKSKDYKLLGYYDVEYAGERLERKRTSGSCHFLGDSLISWSSKRQSTIALSTIKVEYIAASKCNTQMLYMKS